From the Lathyrus oleraceus cultivar Zhongwan6 chromosome 3, CAAS_Psat_ZW6_1.0, whole genome shotgun sequence genome, the window CTGCTCGATTTTCACACGTGTGAATTCAACTTCATCAAGGTTACATGTCTTTTTTCTAATCATTACTATTACTTTCTGCATGCTTTGCATTTTCAAGCGGTTATTACTTTTATTATCTACTTCTCTTAATTATCGTGTTTAATTTTATTGTTATTGCTTTTTCTCTTAATTATCGTAATAAACCCCATTGTTATTGGTTTTCTGATTGCTTCAATCAATTTCAATTTCTTTCTGATTGTTTTGTTTGTATCTTTTTCTTCGATCACTCAAGAGTGAGATGCTTCGTATTTGCTTTTCTTcgatttttttattttttgtttaatgTTTAATCAGTATTGAAATATGTGTATAATGTTTAAATTTGATCTAGGTTTGGAATTGCTGTTAGTTGTGGATTTTTTTCAGAATGTTCTTGTTAGTTGAAAGGTTTTTCTGTGTAAAGATTCACATCAGTTTTTTTTTTCATACTGTAGCAACGCAATAGGATTTTTATTGATAGGAATTATGTATGAATTATATTTTCTGATGggattaaaatttaattttaatttgaCATACATGATTTTGCGTCAGTTTTGTTTCGGTTAATTACCAATTCACTTAATGTGTTAATGAGCTCTATAGCACCGACACCTCCGAAGAAAGTTGTGTTTGTATTTTTTGTGTCGGTGTCGGTGTCTGAAACCGATAATAGCACTTGTGATTGATTACGttgaatttatttatttattttaaaaattattataGGTGTCGACGAGTCGGTGTCATTGTCGTGTTTCTGGTGTCTGGTGTTGTGTTTGATAGTTAATGAGTGGTAAATGAATTCTTGTGCTTAATGGATTAGTAATGTAATGAAGGGCAAGAATTCTTGCTGCTTTTAAAATTGAGAAAATTTATTATACTATGGTCTCTTGAACTCAATGTCCACTATTAGCAGATGAATCCTATTTGTTTTGATGGCAACAAACAAGACAGTGAAGTGAAATCTGCTGGAGGATTTCTTACTTCGGATGATCCTGACATGGAAGATGAGTTTGGAGAGCCGGAAGTGGAACCTCGTGTTGGAGACGAGTACCAGGCAGAACTTCCTGCATATATTGGGGAACCATATCGGTCTCAGATTGTAAAGAAAACAGGAGATTCAGAAATTGCGGTCAATATGCCAGAGTCTTTTTCGCTAGGATTACCCCTTCCTCTTATGTGGACGCATTGTGAATTCGATAGAAGTTGCGGTTTTGAGAGTTTAGAATCTGGCACAAGTCGAAAGGGGCGTGTTATTTGTGAAGGAAAAAATGTAGGAGGGTTTTCGAATTTTAAATCCGCTTATAGAAATGGTGAGGCAGATATTGGCTCAGAACTGAGAACTGGACTAGATCAGCCAAGGGGCAGATATCTTCTTCCTGAATTGTTGTGTGGTCAGACTTGGACAGATATTGAATATAACAGTTTTCTCCTTGGCCTCTATGCATTTGGGAAGAACCTTATTTTTTTGAAGAAATTCGTTGGGACTAAAAGTATGGGAGACATATTGTTTTTTTATTACGGTAAATTTTATAAGTCTAAAGGATATTCCAGATGGGCACAATGCCGGAAGTCGAAAACTAGGCGATGTATATTTGGACAGAAAATATTCACTGGTTGGAGGCAACAAGAATTGCTATCAAGACTGTTTTCCCATGTCGCTAAGGACTGTCAAACTACTTTGACTGAGGTATCTTTCTAGTCTCAGACTCTGGCATACTTTAGTGTATCCAAGTCATTGTCATATAAATGTATACCTGGTTAAGCCATGTTTTTGCATGGTTTAAACGCTTTTGTCAGTGTTCCTGAATTATAGATATTTGTTCAAAAGGTATATTAGTTAAACAATGATTTTTGTTGGAGGTTAAATACTAATTCATTATCAGCGCAAGCTTTAAATTTTACTGTCGAGCTAAAAAAGAACTGAAAGTAACATTTTCATCAACTTCTGCATGTTAGATATCCTTGGTTTAATATTCAAGCCATACCCGCATAGACTATGGCTGCACTGTTTCTTTCATGATTATTGTCTTTTAATAATTTGTCAGCTACCTTCCAGAAATTTGTCTTGGAAATACTAGCTATCTCTTATTTGAACTTGCAACGTATGATATTGTATTAACATAAACACTTTACTGTCATGAAGTATCTTTGCTGATATGTGGACTATCATATACTTATTGACAATAAGCAGCACTGTACAAAAGAAATTTCAGCAACTATTTGCTGTTATATTTGCAATTTAAGTTGCATTATGAATATATATGGTTGTCAATGGAAAAAAAGACAGATATGACATCAACAAACGAGTATCATGATGCTCTTATTTTTAGAAAGAAACTATGTAGCAGAGTTTTCAATTTCCTTTATGTGACAGTTTTCCCTTGTTTCCTAAGTCTTCATTTGGACAATATGATGCTGTTATCAAGGCTGTCTGAATTTGTATCATTTCCTTGAACGGTTTAAACGTTGTAGAAGTTACCAGTCACTCTATGTGTTCTTAAGGTAGAAGTGTGACATACGCATGTCCATCACCAGAAAAACAGTGTTTCCTAAACTCACATTATATTACACTGCAGATTTCGAAGAATTTTGGGGAGGGAAAGATGCCATTTGAAGAATACATATTTGCTCTAAAGAATGCTGTTGGCATTGAGGTCCTTATAGTTGCAGTAGGTATTGGCAAAGGGAAGCATGACCTTACAGGCACCGCTCTTGAGCCACCAAAGATCAATCACACCCTTCCTGCCCGCCATGAAATGCCAGCTGGAAAAGCTTGCTCCTCTCTTACATCTGCAGATATAATGAAGATCCTAACAGGAGATTTTAGATTAAGTAAAGCTCGATCTAGTGATCTTTTCTGGGAAGCTGTTTGGCCTCGTCTTTTAGCAAACGGTTGGCATTCTGAAGAGCCAAAGGATAATTTTGTTACTGGAACAAAACAAACTTTGGTTTTTCTTGTACCTGGTGTTAAGAAATTTTCAAGAAGGAAACTGGCCAAAGGTAACCAATACTTTGATTCTATAAGTGATGTACTGAATAAAGTGACATCTGACCCTAGGCTTCTTGAGACTGAAGTTCAAACAACTGAGGGTAGTGCTGATAAGGTAAACATGCAAAACAATCAAAACCAAGATGGTGTGTCAAATACACAACAATGTCCTTTGTTTCAATCTCCCAGTTCAACGTGCAAACCCGATCTCGTGAAATTTACAATTGTGGATACCAGCATGGTTCATGATACCGATCAACATAAAGTGAGACAAATGAAAAGCTTACCTTTTCAACCTGGGAGTATATCTACCATCTCAAGCTGCAGTTCTAGTGAATCTGAGACAACTACATCTGAAGACTCGGAAGATCAGATTAGGCAAGCTAATGCTTCAAGTCCTATTGAAGATCGGGTTGAACAAGCTAATCCTTCACAGCATGCTGAAGATCAGGTTGAACCTGCTAATTCTACATACCATGTTAAAGATCAGGTTGAGAAAAACAACTCTTCGTACCGTATTGAAGATCCAGTTGAACATGCTAATTCTTCGTACCATATTGAAGATCAGGTTGAACATGCTAATTCTTCGTACCATATTGAAGATCAGGTTGAACATGCTAATTCTTCATACTGTGTTGAAGATGAGGTTGAGCAAGCTAATGCTTCAAACCCTATTAAAGGTCAGGCTGAACATACTAATTCTTCCTACCAAGTTGAACATGCTAATTCCTACAACCATGTTGAAGAAATCTCAGATAAGGGGAAGCGCCTAGACTTATCAGGTCATACTCTTAATTTTGATCTGAATGATGATGAGCATACAATGGAGACGAACGAACAGCCATTGATCGAAAAGATGACATCTGATGATTGCAGAAAATATTTTCCATGCACCACAAAAATGCAGGAGTTAAGAGCTTGTAACTATGGAGAGTCTAGCCTTAGTGCTAAAAATACTTCTATCGACAGAAATTTTGATTTAAATGAGCCATTCTCATCGTCAGATCCACTTGATGCATCTGAGGGCATGGATATGTCTGTAGATTTAGAAAGTTTGTCTTTCCCAAGTTATCCGGCTAAAGGCAATAACATGAGCAATGAAGGAAGTGTCACTGAGAATCCCCAGGTTGGAGAAGTTTCTGCGAAAAATTCTGAAAACAGGATGTTGATTGACTTGAATTTTCCTCAAGTTGCACCTGACTTAACACTTGAAATGGAAATACCATCCTCTAAG encodes:
- the LOC127132703 gene encoding uncharacterized protein LOC127132703, whose product is MNPICFDGNKQDSEVKSAGGFLTSDDPDMEDEFGEPEVEPRVGDEYQAELPAYIGEPYRSQIVKKTGDSEIAVNMPESFSLGLPLPLMWTHCEFDRSCGFESLESGTSRKGRVICEGKNVGGFSNFKSAYRNGEADIGSELRTGLDQPRGRYLLPELLCGQTWTDIEYNSFLLGLYAFGKNLIFLKKFVGTKSMGDILFFYYGKFYKSKGYSRWAQCRKSKTRRCIFGQKIFTGWRQQELLSRLFSHVAKDCQTTLTEISKNFGEGKMPFEEYIFALKNAVGIEVLIVAVGIGKGKHDLTGTALEPPKINHTLPARHEMPAGKACSSLTSADIMKILTGDFRLSKARSSDLFWEAVWPRLLANGWHSEEPKDNFVTGTKQTLVFLVPGVKKFSRRKLAKGNQYFDSISDVLNKVTSDPRLLETEVQTTEGSADKVNMQNNQNQDGVSNTQQCPLFQSPSSTCKPDLVKFTIVDTSMVHDTDQHKVRQMKSLPFQPGSISTISSCSSSESETTTSEDSEDQIRQANASSPIEDRVEQANPSQHAEDQVEPANSTYHVKDQVEKNNSSYRIEDPVEHANSSYHIEDQVEHANSSYHIEDQVEHANSSYCVEDEVEQANASNPIKGQAEHTNSSYQVEHANSYNHVEEISDKGKRLDLSGHTLNFDLNDDEHTMETNEQPLIEKMTSDDCRKYFPCTTKMQELRACNYGESSLSAKNTSIDRNFDLNEPFSSSDPLDASEGMDMSVDLESLSFPSYPAKGNNMSNEGSVTENPQVGEVSAKNSENRMLIDLNFPQVAPDLTLEMEIPSSKAIQQNDDQRAQTLSPSSSETTQHNATDEIPDLNKEHQPIIVNRRQSTRNRPLTTKALEALEYGFLNSKRKRKNSEPSDNNSKSQCLRPSNETIVSATCDDNIESSMADTSAKEENVIREYSFIV